The proteins below come from a single Geobacillus thermoleovorans genomic window:
- a CDS encoding PTS fructose transporter subunit IIABC, giving the protein MNVTDLLTKETMILELRAKTKEEVIDELAAKLAEAGAVSDVEAFKRAIWAREQQSTTGVGDGVAIPHAKTAAVKRPAVAFGRSTAGIDYESLDGQPSHLFFMIAAPEGGEQTHLQALAKLSSLLMDASFRTRLERASDEEEILRLFKEKENKREEPSLQGAPSGGRRKVLAVTACPTGIAHTYMAADALKAKAAEMGVAIKVETNGSDGVKNALTAQEIEEATAIIVAADKQVEMDRFNGKHVIQVPVAQAIRQPEKLIEQALRQDAPIYRASSTARGSAGAAKPRTGFYKHLMNGVSNMLPFVVGGGILIALSFTFGIKAFDPKDPSYHPFAKLLMDIGGGNAFALMVPVLAAFIAMSIADRPGFAPGMVGGFLAANGGAGFLGGLIAGFLAGYLVVGLRKLFSRLPQSLEGIKPVLLYPVFGIFLTGVIMMYVVIDPVKALNEGLKHWLSGMGTANLVLLGAVLGGMMAVDMGGPINKAAYTFGLAMIEAGNFAPHAAIMAGGMVPPLGLALATTFFKKKFTKAEREAGKTCYIMGASFITEGAIPFAAADPVRVIPSIIVGSAVAGALTMWFHIGLPAPHGGIFVIPIVKGSAWLYILAILIGSIVTALMVGLWKKEVEE; this is encoded by the coding sequence ATGAACGTCACGGATTTGTTAACAAAGGAAACGATGATTCTTGAACTTCGGGCAAAGACAAAAGAGGAAGTGATTGATGAATTGGCCGCGAAACTCGCCGAGGCGGGGGCGGTCAGCGATGTGGAGGCGTTCAAACGAGCGATTTGGGCGCGCGAACAACAAAGCACGACCGGCGTTGGAGATGGCGTTGCCATTCCGCACGCCAAAACGGCGGCGGTCAAGCGCCCGGCGGTGGCGTTTGGCCGTTCGACCGCCGGGATTGATTACGAGTCGCTGGACGGCCAGCCAAGCCATTTGTTTTTCATGATTGCGGCCCCGGAAGGCGGGGAACAGACGCATTTGCAGGCGTTGGCGAAACTATCGTCGCTGTTGATGGATGCCTCGTTCCGCACCCGGTTGGAGCGTGCTTCGGATGAAGAGGAGATCCTCCGTTTGTTCAAAGAGAAAGAGAACAAAAGGGAAGAACCGTCTCTGCAAGGCGCCCCATCTGGCGGCCGACGGAAAGTGCTGGCGGTGACCGCTTGTCCGACAGGAATCGCTCATACGTATATGGCCGCTGATGCACTGAAAGCGAAAGCGGCGGAAATGGGGGTGGCGATCAAAGTCGAGACAAACGGCTCCGATGGAGTGAAAAACGCTCTGACGGCGCAGGAGATTGAAGAGGCAACGGCGATCATTGTCGCAGCCGATAAACAAGTCGAAATGGACCGCTTCAACGGCAAACACGTCATTCAAGTGCCAGTCGCCCAGGCGATTCGTCAGCCGGAGAAGCTGATCGAGCAGGCGTTGCGCCAAGATGCACCGATTTATCGGGCGAGCAGCACGGCGCGAGGCAGCGCGGGAGCGGCGAAGCCGCGCACCGGTTTTTACAAGCATTTGATGAACGGTGTATCGAATATGCTTCCGTTTGTCGTCGGCGGCGGGATTTTGATTGCGCTTTCCTTCACCTTCGGCATTAAAGCGTTTGATCCGAAAGATCCGTCGTATCATCCGTTTGCCAAACTGTTAATGGACATTGGCGGCGGCAATGCGTTTGCGTTAATGGTTCCTGTGCTGGCTGCATTCATCGCCATGAGCATTGCCGACCGGCCGGGGTTTGCGCCGGGGATGGTCGGCGGTTTTCTGGCGGCGAACGGCGGGGCGGGTTTCTTGGGCGGATTGATCGCTGGCTTTCTGGCCGGGTATTTGGTCGTCGGGCTGCGCAAACTGTTCAGCCGCTTGCCGCAGTCGCTTGAGGGGATTAAACCGGTGCTGCTCTATCCGGTATTCGGCATTTTCCTCACCGGCGTCATTATGATGTATGTGGTCATCGATCCTGTCAAGGCGTTGAATGAAGGGCTGAAACATTGGCTTTCCGGCATGGGAACCGCCAACTTAGTGCTGCTTGGCGCGGTGTTGGGCGGCATGATGGCGGTCGATATGGGCGGACCAATCAACAAAGCGGCGTATACGTTTGGCCTGGCGATGATTGAAGCTGGCAACTTTGCGCCGCATGCAGCGATTATGGCTGGCGGGATGGTGCCGCCGCTCGGATTGGCGCTGGCGACAACGTTCTTTAAAAAGAAATTCACGAAAGCCGAGCGGGAAGCCGGAAAAACGTGCTATATCATGGGCGCTTCGTTCATTACCGAAGGGGCGATTCCGTTTGCCGCGGCTGACCCGGTGCGGGTCATTCCATCGATTATCGTCGGATCGGCTGTTGCGGGAGCGTTGACGATGTGGTTCCATATCGGGCTGCCGGCGCCGCACGGAGGGATTTTCGTCATCCCGATCGTCAAAGGCAGTGCATGGCTTTATATCTTGGCTATTTTGATTGGTTCCATCGTAACCGCATTGATGGTCGGGTTGTGGAAAAAAGAAGTGGAAGAATAA
- the pfkB gene encoding 1-phosphofructokinase translates to MIYTCTLNPSVDYIVHLDELHVGELNRSVKTFTFPGGKGINVSRVLKRLDVDSTALGFVGGFTGGFIESELRKEGIACDFVHVPGQTRINVKLKAGRETEINGEGPMIADDDATQLIAKIGALSAGDVLVLAGSAPMSLSADMYERLAARAVKRRVRLVVDTSGPALEALLACRPFLAKPNHHELAELFGAAVLTKEDIILYGRRLVERGVEHLIVSMGGAGAFYFGREATLFAEAPKGTVKNSVGAGDSMVAGFLAAHTSGKPIEEAFAYSVAAGSATAFSEDLCTKEEVEALVDRVRVVRL, encoded by the coding sequence GTGATTTACACATGCACGTTGAATCCATCTGTTGATTATATCGTTCACCTCGATGAGCTGCATGTTGGTGAACTGAATCGTTCGGTGAAAACGTTCACATTTCCGGGCGGGAAAGGGATCAATGTATCGCGCGTGTTGAAGCGTTTGGATGTTGACAGCACGGCGCTTGGATTTGTCGGGGGATTTACCGGCGGGTTCATTGAAAGCGAGCTTCGGAAAGAAGGCATTGCCTGCGATTTTGTTCATGTCCCAGGGCAAACGCGCATTAACGTCAAACTGAAAGCTGGGCGGGAGACGGAAATTAACGGTGAAGGCCCGATGATTGCCGATGACGATGCAACGCAATTGATAGCGAAAATCGGAGCGCTTTCGGCCGGTGATGTGCTTGTGCTCGCCGGAAGCGCGCCGATGTCGCTGTCGGCGGACATGTACGAGCGATTGGCGGCTCGAGCGGTGAAACGGCGTGTTCGTCTTGTTGTCGATACGAGCGGTCCGGCGCTCGAGGCGCTGCTCGCCTGCCGGCCGTTTCTTGCCAAGCCGAACCACCATGAGCTGGCCGAACTGTTTGGCGCCGCTGTGCTGACGAAAGAAGACATCATCCTCTATGGCCGCCGGTTGGTTGAAAGAGGAGTAGAGCATCTCATCGTCTCGATGGGCGGCGCGGGGGCGTTTTACTTCGGCCGGGAAGCAACGCTGTTTGCCGAAGCGCCAAAAGGAACGGTGAAAAATTCGGTCGGGGCGGGTGATTCGATGGTCGCTGGGTTTTTAGCCGCCCATACGAGCGGAAAACCGATCGAGGAAGCGTTCGCTTACAGTGTCGCCGCCGGAAGCGCGACCGCGTTTTCGGAAGATTTATGCACGAAAGAGGAAGTCGAAGCGCTCGTCGACCGCGTCCGCGTCGTGCGTTTATAG
- a CDS encoding DeoR/GlpR family DNA-binding transcription regulator — MLTEERHRLILDLLAQKGVIKLQELVEATGASESTIRRDLTQLETEKKLRRVHGGAALLQQKREELSVSEKSLKYIEEKRRIAAYAASLVQKGNCIYLDAGTTTWEMIPHLADKEVIVVTNGVMHVERLLEHNVATYLIGGMIKPKTKALIGRGAIESLRQYRFDQCFIGANGVHYDYGYTTPDPEEALVKYTAMQLAQRAYVLADHSKLNESAFAKIADLHEAVLITDELDEEWKDLYRTKTTVEVVAP, encoded by the coding sequence GTGCTGACAGAAGAACGTCACCGCCTCATTTTGGACCTGTTGGCGCAAAAAGGAGTCATCAAGCTGCAAGAGCTCGTGGAGGCGACTGGGGCGTCGGAGTCGACGATTCGCCGCGATTTGACGCAGCTTGAAACCGAAAAGAAACTGCGCCGTGTGCACGGCGGGGCGGCCTTGTTGCAGCAGAAGCGCGAAGAGTTAAGCGTATCGGAAAAGTCGTTGAAATATATCGAAGAAAAGCGGCGGATTGCCGCGTATGCGGCCAGTTTGGTCCAAAAAGGAAACTGCATTTATTTAGATGCGGGAACGACAACGTGGGAAATGATTCCACATTTAGCTGACAAAGAGGTCATCGTTGTCACGAACGGCGTGATGCATGTCGAGCGGTTGCTTGAGCACAATGTGGCGACGTATTTGATCGGCGGCATGATCAAGCCGAAAACGAAGGCGTTGATCGGGCGCGGCGCCATCGAGTCGCTGCGGCAGTATCGCTTTGACCAATGCTTCATCGGCGCCAACGGCGTTCATTACGACTATGGTTATACGACGCCGGATCCGGAAGAAGCGCTGGTGAAATATACGGCGATGCAGCTGGCGCAACGCGCGTATGTGCTTGCTGACCATTCGAAGTTGAATGAAAGCGCGTTTGCGAAAATTGCTGATTTGCATGAAGCGGTGTTGATCACCGATGAATTGGATGAAGAGTGGAAAGATTTGTATCGAACAAAAACAACAGTAGAGGTTGTGGCTCCGTGA
- a CDS encoding bifunctional diguanylate cyclase/phosphohydrolase — MALNFKETEKIYIIIISFLGLSSFWINLDFFAQSLWDWVLIYMLVGSIILLNFFPISSPPKANSFSMDSSIYLAILFLYGISFTLKVLFIYSVVELFYRRKMSFWRHLFNFSMYCLMISGAYYSFLFFHGEIGKINYYNLLPYLVSLLVYFGINVILILLFFLCVGQIFKGALELGILKEACVSYSITLLLSLVLAILLWEAKYFGLFLLIILVTLLSFIFKKFLQLYQLVSNRANKDHLTGLYNHGFFKEALKEQFSDCKLLKQPLALAFLDLDDFKKYNDRNGHLQGDRLLTFFGKLLQKAVEGMNFTVARYGGEEFAILMPNTTKEDAYAFLNRLRKEVNDTYFEGVEHIPYRCLSFSCGIAEMEKDMYESEELIHRADQALYYAKAQGKNNVQLYDKHNMCLDEIKFKQDLEALEQQVKFFLSKDVYTYRHSKRVFKYALEFGSRLDELTDHERQTLILGALIHDIGKIEVPRDILNKRGKLEKHEWEIIKKHVTWGREIVAAEKRFDDLLPLVELHHERYDGKGYPYGLKGEEIPKLARILCIIDSFDAMTTERPYQPTKTFEEALEEIERCAGTQFDPVYAAKFIAFVRKHYLPLAEMEQLN; from the coding sequence ATGGCGTTGAATTTTAAAGAAACAGAAAAAATTTATATTATCATAATTTCATTTTTAGGTTTGTCCAGCTTTTGGATTAATCTTGATTTCTTTGCTCAATCCCTTTGGGATTGGGTTTTAATTTATATGTTAGTTGGTTCCATTATTTTGTTGAATTTTTTTCCGATTAGTTCACCTCCTAAAGCTAATTCTTTCTCAATGGACTCATCTATTTATCTTGCTATTTTATTTTTATATGGCATTAGTTTTACTCTGAAAGTTTTGTTTATTTATAGTGTTGTGGAACTGTTTTACAGACGAAAAATGTCTTTTTGGAGACATTTATTTAATTTTTCAATGTATTGTTTGATGATATCAGGTGCCTATTATTCCTTTTTGTTTTTCCACGGAGAAATTGGAAAGATAAATTACTACAATCTCCTGCCTTATTTAGTTAGTTTACTGGTTTATTTCGGGATTAATGTTATTTTGATATTGCTTTTCTTTCTCTGCGTGGGTCAAATCTTTAAAGGGGCCCTAGAACTAGGAATTTTAAAAGAGGCATGTGTCAGCTATTCTATTACTCTATTACTTTCATTAGTTTTAGCTATTTTGTTATGGGAAGCAAAATACTTTGGGCTATTCTTACTGATTATTTTAGTGACATTGTTATCTTTTATCTTTAAAAAATTTTTGCAATTATACCAACTAGTCTCCAACCGCGCCAACAAAGACCACCTCACCGGTCTTTACAACCATGGTTTTTTCAAGGAAGCGCTCAAGGAGCAGTTTTCCGACTGCAAACTGCTTAAACAGCCGTTGGCATTGGCGTTCCTTGATCTAGACGATTTTAAAAAATACAATGACCGAAACGGCCATTTGCAAGGCGATCGTTTGTTGACTTTTTTCGGGAAACTACTGCAAAAAGCAGTCGAAGGGATGAACTTCACGGTCGCCCGCTATGGCGGAGAAGAGTTTGCCATTTTAATGCCCAACACGACGAAAGAAGACGCGTACGCGTTTTTAAACCGGTTGCGCAAAGAAGTGAACGATACATATTTTGAAGGCGTCGAGCATATTCCGTATCGTTGCCTGTCGTTTTCGTGCGGCATCGCCGAGATGGAAAAAGATATGTACGAAAGCGAGGAATTGATCCATCGCGCCGATCAAGCGCTGTATTACGCCAAGGCGCAAGGGAAAAACAACGTGCAGCTGTATGATAAGCACAATATGTGCTTGGATGAGATTAAGTTTAAGCAAGATTTGGAAGCGCTCGAGCAGCAAGTGAAATTTTTTCTTTCCAAAGATGTCTATACATACCGCCATAGCAAACGGGTGTTTAAATATGCGTTGGAGTTTGGCAGCCGTCTTGATGAGTTGACCGACCATGAACGGCAGACGCTCATTTTAGGGGCGCTCATCCATGACATTGGCAAAATTGAAGTGCCGCGCGATATTTTAAATAAGCGGGGAAAGTTGGAGAAGCATGAATGGGAGATCATTAAAAAGCACGTAACGTGGGGACGCGAGATTGTGGCGGCGGAGAAGCGGTTTGATGATTTGCTTCCGCTTGTCGAGCTGCACCACGAACGATATGATGGGAAAGGGTATCCGTACGGGCTGAAAGGGGAAGAAATCCCGAAACTGGCCCGCATTTTGTGTATTATCGATTCGTTTGACGCCATGACAACCGAGCGGCCGTACCAGCCGACGAAAACGTTTGAAGAGGCGCTTGAGGAAATCGAGCGCTGCGCAGGAACGCAGTTTGATCCGGTGTATGCGGCGAAGTTTATCGCGTTTGTGCGGAAGCATTATTTGCCGCTTGCCGAGATGGAGCAACTGAATTAA
- a CDS encoding DUF5317 domain-containing protein encodes MVYDGIILSLLIGWFRGGSLKGLANMKLRGGWLFPLLLAVQFIVFFLQERIEWIAKMSNVIFLLVYITGLAFLWLNRHQPGFPVIFAGVLLNFIVMAVNGGRMPVSIEAAQFLGREYIEALKAGLYGKHQAITSDTLLPFLGDIIPLSPPYPRQQVISIGDVVMNVGAFLFIQHLMLSAPRHGADDAEKETTAAPANQ; translated from the coding sequence ATGGTTTACGATGGAATCATTTTGTCGTTGTTGATCGGCTGGTTTCGCGGCGGAAGCCTGAAAGGGTTGGCCAACATGAAATTGCGCGGCGGTTGGTTGTTTCCGCTCTTGTTGGCGGTGCAGTTTATCGTCTTTTTCCTTCAAGAACGCATCGAGTGGATCGCCAAAATGAGCAACGTTATTTTTCTTCTCGTCTATATCACAGGACTCGCATTTCTGTGGCTCAACCGCCATCAGCCGGGGTTTCCGGTCATCTTCGCCGGCGTCTTGCTTAACTTTATCGTCATGGCCGTAAACGGCGGACGGATGCCGGTCTCGATCGAAGCCGCCCAATTTCTCGGCCGCGAATACATCGAAGCGTTAAAAGCCGGTCTGTACGGCAAGCACCAGGCGATCACATCGGATACGCTTCTGCCGTTTCTTGGCGACATCATCCCGCTGTCTCCGCCGTACCCGCGCCAACAAGTCATCAGCATCGGCGACGTTGTGATGAACGTAGGGGCGTTCTTGTTCATCCAGCATCTGATGCTCAGTGCACCGCGCCATGGGGCAGACGATGCTGAGAAAGAAACAACGGCCGCTCCTGCGAATCAATAA
- a CDS encoding AbrB/MazE/SpoVT family DNA-binding domain-containing protein, translating into MDAEMLGSKNDKTYTRRISQVGNSLSVSIPKDLATMLNLNKGDEIEIYYDKERGEIVMKRANRIPKEVRPEVVMAMNRAISKYDEALRNLKYR; encoded by the coding sequence ATGGACGCGGAAATGTTGGGAAGCAAGAATGACAAAACGTATACACGTCGGATTAGCCAAGTCGGGAATAGTTTGTCCGTTAGCATCCCGAAAGATTTAGCCACGATGCTAAACCTAAATAAAGGCGATGAAATCGAAATATATTACGACAAGGAACGAGGGGAAATCGTGATGAAACGCGCAAACCGAATTCCAAAAGAAGTCCGTCCTGAAGTCGTGATGGCGATGAACCGCGCGATCTCCAAATATGACGAAGCGCTGCGCAACTTGAAATATAGATAA
- a CDS encoding type II toxin-antitoxin system death-on-curing family toxin produces MVYYLTAEEIIFIHYTVIEMYDDAEQAGIQFPDKFAWMLERPKTKLFGEEQFPSIIEKACCYYHSIATGHIFHNGNKRTALTVFVTFLDLNGYEFTMTNKEAEDFTVYLVEDAKFRGNDCIQHLAHELESYIRPIQKRKE; encoded by the coding sequence ATGGTTTATTATTTGACAGCGGAAGAAATCATATTTATCCATTACACGGTCATAGAAATGTACGACGACGCAGAACAAGCGGGGATCCAATTCCCCGATAAATTCGCGTGGATGTTGGAAAGACCGAAAACGAAATTGTTCGGGGAGGAACAGTTCCCTTCGATTATTGAAAAGGCTTGCTGCTATTACCATTCCATCGCGACAGGTCATATTTTCCACAACGGCAATAAGCGGACGGCTTTAACCGTATTCGTCACGTTCCTTGATTTGAATGGATATGAGTTCACTATGACCAATAAAGAAGCGGAAGATTTCACGGTGTACCTTGTCGAGGATGCCAAGTTCCGGGGAAATGATTGCATCCAGCATCTTGCCCACGAATTAGAGAGTTACATCCGTCCCATCCAAAAACGAAAAGAATGA
- a CDS encoding FeoB-associated Cys-rich membrane protein, whose product MIANLVIGGAIFAYAGWTLVRHVKKSAKGACASCHAADHCRGSCGTER is encoded by the coding sequence ATGATCGCGAATCTTGTGATCGGCGGAGCGATTTTTGCCTACGCCGGCTGGACGCTGGTTCGCCACGTGAAAAAAAGCGCCAAAGGGGCGTGCGCGTCATGCCATGCGGCTGACCATTGCCGAGGCAGCTGCGGGACGGAGAGGTAA
- a CDS encoding FeoA family protein encodes MVLTDLHKGEMAVVVRLAVEQEALKQRLLHLGVKEGKTVRLKAAMPFGGPVMIEVDGQAIGLRRKEASSIEVK; translated from the coding sequence ATGGTGCTGACCGATTTGCATAAAGGAGAAATGGCGGTCGTCGTCCGTTTGGCCGTTGAGCAGGAAGCACTGAAACAGCGCCTTCTTCATCTAGGGGTCAAAGAAGGGAAAACGGTGCGGTTGAAAGCTGCGATGCCGTTTGGCGGACCGGTGATGATCGAAGTTGATGGGCAGGCCATCGGCTTACGGCGCAAAGAGGCGTCATCCATTGAGGTGAAATAA
- a CDS encoding bile acid:sodium symporter family protein, translated as MNTLGRISNFVGNTFAIWVLLFGALAFFAPGAFTWIAPYIVPLLGIVMFGMGLTLSADDFKEVFKRPLDVLIGVVAQFLIMPLIAFLLAYFLPVSREVALGIILVGCCPGGTASNVMTYLAKGDTALSVAVTSVSTILAPILTPSLILLLAGKWLSVSAAALFWSIVKVVLIPILLGLIAQALFQKQVKACIPALPLVSVIAIVAIVAAVVGQNQAAIAKSGLLIFLIVVVHNGLGLLLGYWFAKLFRLSPPKQKAISIEVGMQNSGLGAALATAHFSPLAAVPSAIFSVWHNISGPMVATYFRKQADRQADEQTISA; from the coding sequence GTGAATACACTAGGAAGAATCAGCAACTTTGTCGGCAATACGTTTGCGATCTGGGTGCTTTTGTTCGGAGCGCTTGCTTTTTTCGCTCCCGGCGCGTTTACGTGGATCGCCCCGTATATTGTGCCACTTTTAGGCATCGTGATGTTTGGCATGGGATTGACGCTTTCAGCAGATGATTTCAAAGAAGTATTCAAACGTCCGCTTGATGTGTTGATCGGCGTCGTTGCCCAATTTCTGATCATGCCGCTTATCGCGTTTTTGCTCGCTTACTTTCTGCCGGTTTCGCGCGAAGTGGCGCTCGGCATTATTTTAGTCGGCTGCTGTCCGGGCGGAACGGCGTCCAACGTCATGACGTATTTGGCGAAAGGAGATACGGCTCTGTCGGTCGCCGTCACGTCTGTTTCGACGATTTTAGCGCCGATTTTGACGCCTTCGCTCATCTTGCTTTTAGCGGGAAAATGGCTGTCCGTATCGGCCGCAGCTTTGTTTTGGTCGATCGTCAAAGTCGTCCTGATTCCGATCCTTTTAGGACTCATCGCCCAGGCTCTGTTCCAAAAGCAAGTCAAAGCGTGCATCCCGGCGCTGCCGCTCGTTTCGGTCATCGCCATCGTGGCCATTGTCGCCGCCGTCGTCGGACAAAACCAGGCGGCCATTGCCAAAAGCGGACTGCTTATTTTTCTTATTGTCGTTGTTCATAACGGATTGGGCTTGCTGCTTGGGTATTGGTTTGCCAAACTGTTTCGCCTGTCACCGCCAAAACAAAAGGCGATTTCCATCGAAGTTGGCATGCAAAACTCCGGGCTTGGTGCGGCCTTAGCGACCGCCCATTTTTCGCCGCTCGCCGCTGTTCCGAGCGCCATTTTCAGCGTCTGGCACAATATTTCCGGTCCGATGGTCGCAACATACTTCCGCAAACAAGCAGATCGCCAGGCGGATGAACAAACGATTTCCGCTTAA
- a CDS encoding endonuclease I family protein, with amino-acid sequence MGEAERRLEELGQWQTEDVAAQLEQLNERLAVEDAYYRADEDQRARERYYRHLPLEGDGLVLFVRYHELVARTHKRRLPYFFSKDEYLYTWVDLQPDGTVRSLYSGERKDPKMLIVQDVQTMKRRYDEFRQLLKKMKHGLGDVHERVKTIEQQWKFNAEHVVPQSWFGAREPMKGDLHHLFVCQPECNTMRSNFPYADFPFYNPEDPDEQIQNRCGVVHNGYFEPEYGKGTAARAMLYFLLRYPKAIAKSFRRKIDIPLLVRWHEQFPPTVYEHHRNSAIFFIQGNRNPFIDFPELAGRMVFPFEGAL; translated from the coding sequence ATGGGAGAGGCGGAACGGCGGCTTGAGGAGCTTGGCCAATGGCAAACGGAAGATGTTGCCGCCCAGCTGGAGCAGTTGAACGAGCGGCTCGCGGTGGAGGACGCGTATTATCGTGCGGATGAAGACCAACGGGCGCGCGAACGGTATTACCGCCATCTGCCGCTTGAAGGGGACGGATTGGTGTTGTTTGTCCGCTATCACGAACTGGTGGCGCGCACCCATAAGCGACGGCTGCCGTATTTTTTCAGCAAGGACGAATATTTGTACACATGGGTCGACTTGCAGCCGGACGGAACGGTGCGAAGCTTGTACTCCGGCGAGCGAAAAGACCCGAAGATGTTGATCGTCCAAGATGTCCAAACGATGAAACGGCGCTACGATGAATTTCGACAATTATTGAAAAAAATGAAGCATGGGCTCGGCGATGTGCACGAGCGGGTGAAAACGATCGAGCAGCAATGGAAATTCAATGCCGAACATGTCGTGCCGCAGTCTTGGTTTGGCGCCCGCGAACCGATGAAAGGCGATTTGCATCATTTATTCGTTTGCCAGCCGGAGTGCAATACGATGCGGTCGAATTTTCCGTACGCGGATTTCCCGTTTTACAATCCGGAAGATCCCGACGAGCAAATCCAAAACCGTTGCGGAGTCGTTCATAATGGCTATTTCGAGCCGGAATACGGCAAAGGGACGGCGGCAAGGGCGATGTTGTACTTTCTGCTTCGCTACCCAAAGGCGATCGCAAAGTCGTTTCGGCGCAAAATCGATATTCCGCTCCTTGTCCGTTGGCACGAACAATTTCCACCGACGGTGTATGAACATCATCGCAACAGCGCGATTTTTTTCATCCAAGGCAACCGCAACCCGTTCATTGATTTTCCTGAACTGGCAGGGCGGATGGTGTTTCCGTTTGAAGGGGCACTGTGA
- a CDS encoding Na+/H+ antiporter NhaC family protein, giving the protein MEPSWKALLPFLVVIPISIWTKQVIPGLFVGLLVGSYFMTPSLLGGLRTMLHYVVDNLMQTNNIRIIIFLYVFAGLVSMIKYTGGIKGFVHLVSKKVKSAKTAMLLTWISTMVTFSDPDFRIVTVAPIMKALRKRLGLSSQQIGFAIEVTSNPVVALIPIATAFVGYMVSVIDKALDTAGIGAEPYIVYVRSIPFNFFSYAIIAVGLYYSFFVYSRKKQAAVSEKRKEAPIRSWNERLALEMAEEQRPADNEPNEAQGEEGDAMQTCPRAYQKETPVKPWNLIVPLSIVLVLTLFLSWWDGRRGARTFWQAFLQSDALGAMLEALLFTVIITVAFFLWQKFKLNDLLTHFVKGGNELISVILMLALIWALSAVAEDLGFSQYITGHVKEWIPPFFVAPILFLLGAVISYFIGSSWGTWGMLMPLGVTLASQSGANILPVIGAVFASGTFGAFASPLSDNTVTLCTILDLPVMEYARTKLIPSLIAAGIAAVLFGATSFLLH; this is encoded by the coding sequence ATGGAACCGTCGTGGAAAGCTCTCTTGCCATTTTTAGTTGTCATCCCGATTTCAATTTGGACGAAGCAAGTGATCCCTGGACTGTTTGTCGGGCTGTTGGTCGGCAGCTATTTCATGACGCCGTCGTTGCTTGGCGGGCTGCGGACGATGCTTCATTACGTCGTCGATAACTTGATGCAGACGAACAACATTCGCATTATCATTTTCTTGTATGTGTTCGCCGGTCTTGTCAGCATGATCAAATATACCGGGGGAATCAAAGGGTTCGTCCATCTCGTCAGCAAAAAAGTGAAATCGGCCAAAACCGCCATGCTGCTGACGTGGATTTCGACGATGGTGACGTTTAGCGACCCCGATTTTCGCATCGTCACCGTCGCGCCGATCATGAAGGCGCTGCGCAAACGGCTTGGGCTGTCGTCCCAGCAAATCGGCTTTGCCATTGAGGTGACATCCAACCCGGTTGTAGCGCTCATCCCAATTGCCACCGCGTTTGTCGGCTATATGGTGTCGGTCATCGATAAGGCGCTTGATACGGCTGGCATCGGAGCGGAGCCGTACATCGTGTACGTCCGAAGCATTCCGTTTAACTTTTTCTCGTATGCCATTATTGCGGTTGGGCTCTACTACAGTTTTTTTGTCTATTCGCGCAAAAAACAAGCGGCAGTAAGCGAAAAGCGGAAAGAGGCGCCGATTCGAAGCTGGAACGAGCGGTTGGCGCTCGAAATGGCGGAAGAACAGCGGCCGGCTGACAATGAGCCCAATGAAGCGCAAGGGGAAGAAGGAGACGCGATGCAGACATGCCCGCGCGCTTACCAAAAAGAAACGCCGGTCAAGCCGTGGAATTTGATCGTTCCGCTTTCGATCGTGCTTGTCTTGACGTTGTTTTTAAGTTGGTGGGACGGCCGCCGGGGGGCAAGAACGTTTTGGCAGGCGTTTTTGCAAAGCGATGCGCTCGGTGCGATGTTGGAGGCGCTGTTGTTTACCGTGATCATTACAGTGGCCTTTTTCCTTTGGCAAAAGTTTAAGCTGAACGATTTATTGACTCATTTTGTTAAAGGCGGCAATGAGCTGATTTCCGTCATTTTAATGCTGGCGCTCATTTGGGCGCTGTCGGCTGTGGCGGAGGATTTAGGGTTTTCGCAATACATTACGGGCCATGTCAAAGAATGGATTCCGCCGTTTTTCGTCGCTCCGATTTTGTTTTTGCTTGGCGCCGTCATTTCCTATTTCATCGGCTCGTCATGGGGGACGTGGGGGATGTTGATGCCGCTTGGTGTAACGCTCGCGAGCCAGTCAGGAGCGAATATTTTGCCGGTCATCGGCGCTGTGTTTGCAAGCGGCACATTCGGGGCGTTCGCGTCGCCGCTCAGCGACAATACAGTGACGCTTTGCACCATTTTGGATTTGCCGGTGATGGAATACGCGCGCACGAAGTTGATCCCATCGTTGATCGCCGCCGGCATCGCCGCCGTTTTGTTCGGCGCGACATCGTTTCTTTTGCATTAA